The nucleotide window TCCCTACGTCGCAGTCGAAGATCGCGAGCTACTCGCAGGCGCTGTACGACGAGGTGGGGCGACGCCCACAGCTGTCGGATGCGACGGGAGGGCTAGTCGGGCCGGCCTGAGCAGGGCAGCTTCCCGGTTTTTTCATGACCACCACGCCACCCCACCTCCCCACCCACCGCTCCGTGCTCGCTTCGCTGCGCGCGCAGCCCCGACCCTGACAGCACGGTGGAGACGAGGCGTTCGGATTCAGCCATAGACACTTCGAACTCGATGCCTCATCCACTAACTTAACGCGACCCCGAAATCGGAATCAAAATGTATACCAGTCCCGTGCCCTGCTCGTAGTGGAACGTTTCAGTTCAGTCTGTTCCTCAGATTGGTGGCGACCCGGAAAATTCAACCGATGAACTGGGCCGACAAGTTCCGAAATATCACGCAGCTCGGAGGCGCTACGCTACTCGCGACAGCCATGACGATGCTCGAAGGAGTTATCGCTGCGAGAGTTCTGGGACCTGCGGTGTTAGGCGCTTGGTTCACCTTCCAAATCGTACTCCGGTACGGCGGTCGTCTCCACTTTGGAGTTCCAAATGCGTTCCGACGACAGCTATCGGTCGACCGGGGTGCCAAAAACGAGTCTCAAATCGGTGAACTCGCAGATGTCGTCGCGACATTCCTCGTTGTCGTCATCATCGTTCAGGTGGCTATTGTAGGCGGCATGGCAATTTGGCCGGGGTTTTCTTCGGAAATTCGAGTCATCGCCCTCTTTGGCATCGTCATCATCGCCAGCCAAACTGCGAAGTCATTCGTGCATCCGTTCAACAACGGCCTCGGGAACTTCGAGGAGAACGCCCTGTTGAAGCTCGTTGGAGCGGCGTCGAGCGTGGTGACGATTGGTCTCACGATACAGTTCTCATTGGTCGGTTTCCTATTCGGGCGCGTTCTACGGGAGGTTGCCCAGTTCGGAATCGGATTTTACCGTATCGGCTATATCCCATCCTTCTCACTCGACACCGGGCGACTCCGACGTCTTCTCCGAATTGGCTTCCTCATAATGCTGGTTTCGTTCTCGTCGCAGGTGTTCAAGACAGTCGACAGGCTCATGATTATCTGGTATTTCCCTTCGAAGAGCCTGGGCTTTTATGGGACCGGAGACACTTTCGCGACGCTCCTCTTGACTGTTTCCAGTGTCGTGACCAACGTCCTGTACACGTCGTTCTCCGAGAAGTACGGTGCCGACCTCTCCTCCGAGCAGTTCAAATCGGAGCTTCTCGGTACGGTAAAAGTCATTTCGTACTTTTTCCCAATCGTGTTCGTCAACATCTATGTCTTCGTTCCGCTCGTCATCCAGATAGTGCTACCCGAGTACCCAGCTAGTGTGCCGGTCGCCAGGGCACTGGCGTTTGGATACATCTTCTTCGCCGGTGCGACGGTCGTTGGGAGCGTCCTCAATAGCTTCAAGAAACAGCGACTCTACATCCTCGTCATTGCGATTGGCATCACCGTCAACGCTGCGTTGAACTACGCCGCCATTCAGCTCGGCGGTGAGTTGATAGGTATCGGGATCGCGACGGCCGGGACGTATTTCGTCTTCTTCCTCCTCCTCTTTGGCGTCGTTATCGCGTTTTTCGATGGCTCTGTTCGCCTGTTCGGTCGAGTGACCGTCCAGTTACTTGTCCCCGCACTCTTCGCGCTCGGGTACGCGCTGCTCGTCTCCGACTACGTGGCTGTCAGGGACTCGGCGATTTCGCTCGACACTGTCTGGACAGCGGTGGTTTTATTTGCTGCTGTTATGCCGTTATCCGTCTCGTTCGGAGTGTTGACGCTACGTGAAGCGGACATTAACCTCTCACAGGTCCATGGGAAAGTGACCCAGTGGGCTTCATAATTGAATGTATGACTAGTCGTCGACCCGGTTCTCAGTCGCGTTCGGATGAGCCTATTCGAAGCTGAGTTACCATTCCGCAATCGGCTCGTACACGCCTGCTTGCCCACGCAGTCCGTGGTAGACGCCAAGTAGTACCGCTTTGAATATCTTTCGATGGCCGTAGCGCAGATGGCTGGCGACCCGCCACAGCACGAAATACGCGTAGTACAGTCTGAACGGCAACAGCTGTGGATGGCGACGTGCTTGCGGGCGAAAATATGTCTGCTTCGATCCGTGTAGTACGAGACGAACGGCGACTTGGCCTCTGTCGGGTTGTATTTAGTTAAGCGTGAAAAGTGAGGCGGGAGGGTTTCTTGCTGATCTATGGCAGAAATTGCCCGCCTCGGCGGTCTTAGCGACTGGATCGACATGGAGTTTGTGGAACGAGAGCGGACACCCGAGCCAGCGATGAAGCTCAGTATTCAATCCCAATTAGCGGGGCTCTCGCTGTCGAATTCCGTCACTTTGCTCGCTGATCTGGGTGTCGAGCGCTCTCGAAAAGCGGTCCATGAATGGGTTCAGAAGGCTAATTTACAGCCTGCCGAAGGTCGACCCCCGAATCACGTCGCGCTCAACGAGACGGCGATTCGGACAATTCCCAGCAATACTGGCTGTACGCTGCCTGCAACTCCGAAACAAACACCCTGCTTCATGGTCGACTCTTTCCGACCACGACGACCTCGGCTACACAAATTTTCCTCGCCTAACTGTGCGAGAAACACTCGGTCAAATCTACTGCGTTTCTGGTCGATGGCGCTCAGCACCTCCAAACTGCACTTTCGATAGCTGGGCTCCGATTTGATCATGAACGACATAAAAATCGGAATAGCGTTAAGCGCATCTTCTGCGAGCTGAAACGCCGAACAGCGTCATTCTCGAACTGCTTCAGTCACATTTCCCTGAAATCGCTGAAACAGGCTTCAAGCGCTCGCTACCTGGCTCAATGAGACTAACTAAACACGACCTACCTGTAACCGAGGTGTTCTAATCGATTCTCTAACTCCGCTTCGTCATACTCGCTAATACTATCATCGGGCGTCGGTTCTATCAGCCCCATTTCGAACTCCTCAAACTGTTCAAGTAGGGCACGCACTTGGGAACAATATTCGTCTCCGTTCAGTAGATTCGCCTTTTCACTAGGGTCGCTGTCGAGATCGTAGAGGGCTTTCGATGGTTCGTGCTTACGCTGACAGTACCTACAGCTGCCATCCCCCTCCAACGTGTTTATTAGTTTCAACGAGTTCTGCCGAATCATCCTCGCGGAACGTGTGTGTCGTTCTTCGGCGAACGCGACGCCGTTTCGGGGGGGCTCAGTAGTGTTCCCTCGCATCAGTGGAACGAGTGACTCTCCCACTCCAGGCAGTTCTTGGATGCCAATCAGTTCGCATATTGTTGGGGCGACGTCTACGTGCTGGACGGTAGCTGATACGGTTGAGTTGGGGATATCAGTACCACCGAATAGTAGCGGGACATGTACAACTGGGTCGTGCAACCCATGATGGTCAAAAAACACACCTTTCTCTGTCATACTCTCGCCGTGGTCCGCGGTGACGACGAGCAGCGTGTCGTCATCCAGACCACGCTGTTCGAGGCCCTCGAATAGGTCGCCAATACAGTCGTCTACGTACTCCACCGCCGCATCGTAGTGTGCTTGTATTTCGCCGATTGTCTCTGGACGCCGCCCGTGGAGCTTTCGTTTGCGGAGACCTTCGCCTGTGATGGTACCCTCAAGCCCGTACTCTTCGAAGACATCTTGGAGCGGTGTCTCGTCGTAGTCGTTCCGTTCCTTGACCGCTTCTACGTAGTTTTCGGGTGGATTATATGGTGTATGCACGTCCCAGTAGTGAAGAAAACAAAAGAACGGATCCTCGTCAACATCGTCAAGTAATTCTAGTGCTGATTTCGTGACACCTTTACCATCGGTGGTATCGGTGACCACATTGAGTACGGCCTCTCGGATATTATTCTGGACATAGGTCGGGAAATAGTCTAAGATGCTCCCCCCCATTGAAATGGCCCAGTCTGGAATCAAACCGCTCATTCCTGTTTTCTTCACGTCATCGTTGTCTACACCATCGACAAATCGATCGAATCCGTCTCGGTGCCAGCGTTTGAGCACCGGTTCAACAGCGATAGTCTGATATCCTTCACTTTTCAGCCGTTCGGCCAGCGAAGGCGCACCATGCCCAAATTGTCGTTCTCGCTCAGTGACGTCCGTTCCATGATGGAGAACACCATGCTCAATTGGATATTGCCCAGTTTGAATAGTCGTAACACAAATATCTGTTGTATTACTGTTCGCGATTGCGTCGGTGAATGTAGTATTTTTACGAGCAAAATGATCCAGAGTGGGAGTCCTTACAGATGATACCCCCACACGATCATATCGAAGAGCGTCAACAACAATGAGGACGACATTCGTAGCCACTACTGCACGTATACTTTTGGGTGTAAAGGAAATTTCGGATTGGATTCTCCGTGTTCGGGTTTTTACATCGTATTCAGGCTGGCTAACGAACTCTTGAATAGACTCGAGGTCGGTTTGTTATACAATGTAAAATGTTTTTACACGCTTCCTATCGATAAAGGCACGGTGAATCTACTACGGGGTGTAGTTGCCGCGTACCGAAACGGGGCGTTCATTCTGGGCACAAAACGTCGAGTTTATGATCATTGATTATCAGACTGCGTTTGGAGATATTGTTGAAATCAACGGCCAGTTGATGGAGACATCCGGTCACTGGCCCCGTCCGTGCACTCATCTCCCTGGTGTGTGGCACGAAGAGCCAGCGTTCTCGACGTTTATCGAGGACGTCGAGACGGGGATGACCGTCGCGGTTTTGGGCGCTGGCAGTGGGTGGTTCACGCTGTACGCATGCGGTCGGATGCGATCGACGGGGTCGGTCACAGCGTTCGAAGCGGACCCAGCCCACGTCCGGAGCCTAAAGCGAAACATTCAGCGCAATGGCTTCAGTAATGTGTGTATCATCCAGACGCGCCTAGACGGGGACACGTCGGTGGACGACTACTGTGACGAAGTCGACTTCGCCGTCATCAATGTCGAGGGTGTGGAACTGACGGCACTCAAGGGATTGACGGGGGTTCGGGACGAATCACACACCCTGCAGGTGCTGTGTGAGGTCCATCCATCCATCATCCCTGACGAGACCCTGCAGGAACTCTACAACTGTTTCGATGCGTACGGGTTCGAGATAGACTGCGCGCCCCTGGGTGGGTCGTTCGAGCACGACCCCGAAGAAGTCCAGAACGAACTCCATCAGGTCTACGCGCGGCGATGAGCCCAGGCCCCCCCACCGTCCTCCACGTCGGTCACCATCCCCAGCCCGGCGGTGGCTTCGTCGACTTAGTGACCAGAGTCGAGGGGCGTGAGTCGTTTTCCCCTGACGCCACCAACGTCGTCGCGCTACTGGACTCGGCACCCGCCTGTGTCGACCGCGCTCGCGAGCGTCTCTCCGCCCCCATCGAGCCGATAGTCGGGTTCGGAGCCGGCCCGGTATCGCCCGGCGACCTGGCGGCGGCGCTGCCACGGGCTGGCGGTGTCCGCCGACTCTATGGACTCTGCAAGCGATACGACGTGGACCTGCTTCACGCGAATGATTTCAGAGCCGGTGTCGTCGCCAGCATCGTGGCGATACTGATCGGATGCCCGTTTGTTCAGCATGTCCACCACACGGCGTCCCATCGCAACCATCCGTGGCTCCGACAGTGTCTGTTCCGGGCGGCCGACACGACGATACACGTCTCGGAGTACACCCGGCGCGAGCTGGCCGACGGCGACGCCGACCACGTGGTCGTTCGAAGCCCAATCGACGTCACCGACTTCCGGAGCCGTTCGGCCGACCCCGACGCACTGGCCGAAACCTACGTCCGCCACGGTCGACCGACCGTCGCGCTAATCGGTCGCCTCGCCCCGAACAAGGGCCACAAGCCGTTCATTCGGACCGCGACAGAGGTGGATGCGAACTTCCTCGTGGTGGGCAGTGGCGATGACACAGCCCGGTCCGAGCTTGAGTCGCTGGTCGAAGGCCTCGGGGTCAGCGACCGGGTGACATTCACCGGATTCTGGGAGAAAGTCGTCGACGTCTACGCACTGGCTGACGTCGTTGTCGTTCCTTCCCACGATGAGAACCTCCCGAAGGTTATCCAAGAGGCACTCGCCTGGAAAGTCCCGGTCGTGGCATCCCGCTCCGGTGGGATTCCGGAACTGGTCGCGGACGAACGGACGGGGCTGCTTGTCAACCCGGACGACGACGGCACTGGTCTCGCCACCGCCATCGAGCGGTTGCTTGCCGACGAAGCATTCGCGGAGACGCTAGCGACGGCCGGACACGACCAGCTCCGCTCTGAGTTCGATATCGCTGTCGTTTCCGAGCGGCTGGAGGACGTCTACGAGACAGTCGTCTAAACCGCTTAGCGCCGTCCTGCCATACGTTTGCGAAGCCGACAGATTAATCGGTTCCTACAAACCCACTACGACCAATGAGGAAGCCGAACATCCTCGTCGTCGTCATGGACACGACGAGGGCCGACCACCTCTCCTGTTACGGCTACGGTCGGGAGACGACGCCAAACCTCGACAGGTTCGCCGACGAGGGAACGCGGTTCGAGAACGCCATCTCGCCGGCTGCGTGGACGCTTCCGGCTCATATGTCTCTCTTCTCGGGGCTGTTACCGAGCGAGCACGGCGTCCTCCATGGCGAATACTCTCAGCGGGACGGTGTGACGATGTTTCCCGAACAACTCTCGGAGGCGGGCTACCGGACGGCCGCATTCTCGAACAACCCGTGGGTATCCGCGAGCTACGGGTTCGACAGAGGCATCGACCATTTCGTCGACGTCTACCGCGAGCACGTCCACAAGTACAAATCGGGTGTCGGGCAGATGCTGACCAAGCTGAAGAAGGCCCTCCTGCTCTCTGACACCGGTGCTGCGTCAACGAACCGCGAACTGCAGACGTGGCTCAAGGCGGGCGACGACGAAACGCCGTTTTTCGCCTTCCTGAACTACATGGAGCCCCATCAGGTATACACGCCACGGCGACCGTACCACCGGAAATATCTGGACGGCGGCCCGCTGACGCCGTACCGGGAAGTTTTCAAGAACCGGAATATCCACCGGGACCGCGGGAAGATATTCTCGGGCGAGCGGGAACTGACCTCCGAGGAGGTCGACTCGATGGAAGCGCTGTACGACGGGGAATTGTCGTATCTTGACGCCAAACTCGGTGAGCTGTTCGAGTGGATGCAATCCGAGGGCCTGTACGAAGATACGTTCATACTCGTCGTCGGGGACCACGGCGAAGAGTTCTGTGAACACGAGCCGCTGGGACACCAGATTGTCGACCACCACTTCGCGCTTTACGACAGCATCGTTCGGATCCCGATGATGGCCCGGCTTCCGGGCGTGTTCAAGGCCGACACCGTCGACGCACCGGTCCAGTTGACGGACCTCCCACCGACACTCTCGGATTTGATCGAGGACCCGGCTGTCGACCTGACGGGGGGGATGAGCGCCCAGTCGCTCTGCGAGCCCGACCCCGACCGGATCGCGCTGTCGGAGTACCGCACGCCACCACCGCAGATTGCGTCGCTCAGTGAGCACGCGCCATCGTTCGACTGGTCCCAGTACGAGGTCGACCTGCGGATGGCACGCTCCAGGACACAGAAACTCGTCCATTACTGCTCCCGCGGGAGGGAAGAACTGTACGACCTCGTCGCGGACCCCGGCGAACAACGCGACGTTCGAGGAAGCGACACGCCCGACGAGCGCCTGAAGGACGCGCTTGCGGCGTGGGACGACGCGCTTGGGTCGCCGGCCAGCAACGGGGGCGTCGGGCCCGGGCAGCAGGACAGCGACGTGCAGGAGCATCTGAAAGACTTGGGGTATCTATGACTGCTTCGTGGACACCGACGGCCGCCGTCAAGCGGGGACAGCACCGATGAACGTCCTGTTTTACACCGTCGACTATAAGCCCTTGTCGGGTGGTATCGCCGAACACACCCACCAGTTAGCGAGCTACTTCGACCGGTCGGGCGACGACGTCATCGTCGTTGCACCGGCGATGGACGGCAGCGATGCGTTCGATTCGGAGCAGCCGTTTCCGGTCTACCGGGTTCCGTCGTATCCAGTCGTCGGCCACCTGCTGCTGTTTGCGATGCTGCTCTACGCCGTCTGGAAACACGGTATCGACTGGGTGTACTGTCCGATGTGGTTCCCAACGGGGGCGATTGCGGTGCTGTCGAGCTACGTTCTCGGTGTAAAGACGGCCATCGCCGTTCATGCGCACGAAGTGGTCTACGAGAAGACGACCGTTCGGAAGCGACTTGGGTCACGCCTCCGACACGTCCAGGCCACTCTCCTGGAGATGGCGTCTGTCGTGATAGCGGTCAGTTCGTACACGAAAGCACGAGTCGTCGACATAGGCGTCGACCCGAATCACGTCCGGGTCGTCAACAACGGGGTGAACCCTGAGCGCTTCGAGACGACGGACACGCATCCGGTTGCAGTGCGAACTGACGGCCCCATCCTCCTCACCGTCGCCCGCCTCGACCCGCGGAAGGGCCACGATACGATACTGGAGGCACTCCCGTCGCTACTCGACAGCTATCCATCCTTGACGTACGTTGTCGCCGGTGACGGTCAGCAGCGCACGGACCTCGAATCGCTCGCAGCGACCATCGGCGTCGACGACGCGGTTGAGTTTCTCGGGTACGTCCCGGACGATGACCTGCCCTCTCTATACAACGCCGCTGACGTGTTCGCGATGCCGAACCGACGCGAGCGGACGAGCGTTGAGGGGTTCGGTATCGTCTTCCTCGAAGCGAACGCGACGGGCACCCCCGTCGTCGGGGGACGACACGGCGGCGTGACTGACGCCATCGTAGACGGCGAGACGGGATATCTCGTTGACCCGACCGATCCGGATGCGGTCGCCGACGCTATCGGCCGGTTGCTCACTGACGACGACCTGCGACGGTCACTCGGCGAGGCTGGCCGTGAGCGTGTTATGGATTCGTACACGTGGGACGACGTGGGGTCGCAACTCCATTCAATACTTACTTCAGGTCTAGAACAGCATCTCACGCACGAATGAACGTTCTCTTCTATGTCTTTGACAGTCTCCGCCCAGATCACCTGAGTTCGTATGGCTACGACCGGGAGACGTCGCCTGCTATTGATGCTACTGTCGAATATGGACTAACAATTGGCTGTATTAGATTCATATACTCCCACGCTCACAGGCGCAAGGATGCCGTTGAATCGACGGGCCTTAACAAACTCTGCGATTCAGAACTATGCCTAGCGTTACCTGACGGAATGAACGGGCTGTTTGTCAGACAGTCAATCATAAGACAATTGGCAAATCTAACCAATAAGCCTGCTCATTGTGGTTGTCGATACGCATCAGCGCGATCGTTTTAAAATGCCTCCTCAAATTCATACAGCTCAGGAAAAGTTGGCAAGTGCTGCCCTATTTGCTGTCTTAGCTATCTTGCTGGTCGCGCTCCATCGAGCTCATATTTCTGTAGTTTTCGCGATTACGTTGCTTTCGCTTTTGATTTCTTTCTACCGTCCGGTGGCCTTAATTTATTTTCTGGCCGCCTTGACGCTTTTCGCTCCGGAGTTACCCGTAGGTCCTGGCGTCAGTCTGAACGTATTTTTGTTGTCCGGGTTGTGCTTAGCTATCATCGGACGGATGGCGCTCTCGGGGACGTGGACGCTACCTGATCCAAAGTACATAACCGTTGTGATCTTGTTCAGCATAGCCGGTATCCTTTCACTCCTCAAAGCGCTCCTGTACTTTGATGTCCCGACAGTCGTGATGGGCGCACTGTATCTGGCCCAGTGGTCTTTGTACCTCACATTTCCAGCTTTGATGACAGTGTATCTTAGAAAGAATACGAAGCAACAAATAAATGTGATGTCCTTCTTATTAGTTGTTTCTGCTGTAATGGCTCTGTATCTGTTCGCATTGTTCCTTTTGGATATCCGCCCCACTGAGACCACCATTCGCATTGCTGGGCATCGACCACTTGTCGCATTCTGGCAGCAAAGTCAGCTCGCTGTTGGAATGTTTACATCTCTGACATCAATCGTGTCGTTCAGCATCGCCATAAAACATCCTCGTGAGCGAGTCACTGGTTCGCTCTTTACCCTGTCTGCGCTGTGTGGATTCCTCACATTAGCCACACTCGCGCGGTCTGCGATTCTTGGACTCGTCATCGGTATATTCATCGTCGTGTTGCTTGAATATCGGTGGAAAACGCTGTTCGTAGTTGCGATAACTGTTCCAGTTGGAATAATTATAGCACCCGAATGGCTTCTCATTCGGTTCACGCGTTCAACGTTCTTCTGGCGGGAGGTCCCTGCACTTGGCATTAAGATTCCGATCGGGACACTCTGGAAACGGGTGAACGGTTGGGTCAAATTGAGTACCGTGTTTGTACACAATCCTCTCTTCGGTATCGGGTTCTCTTTGAGTCAGGAACGAATGGCGCAACTGTTCAGTAATCATATCAGCCCTGACAACCAGTACGTTGCACTCCTCGTAGAGACGGGAATTGTCGGATTCATGATCTTTTGCATGTGGGTTCGACTAGTGTACTGGCGTCTTTTCGAAGCGTACAGAGAGTCAACGTTCGAGATGAGCGGGCTCGCACTCGGCATGATAGGTGCCTTTACAGCCTTCCTCGTTTGGGGATTCTTCCAGGAATTCTACGCGCGCTGGCGGGTCCTGGGACCGCTGTTTACTTATTTCGGGCTGATATACGCTGCCCATGACCGGTCCACCGGTGAGGGATAAAACTAATCGACGGCGGCGAATCCTCTATGTTGATCACTTCCCAGAAATTGGCGGTGGACAAGTCAGTCTCCTAACGCGCCTCGACCAACTCGATACGTCCACCTGGCACCCAATCGTCGCCGTTTCCACCTCGGATGGCGACATGCGTGACGAGCTCGCGAGGCGAGACGTGGATGTCGTTACTGTCCCGTACAACCGCGGCGACATCCGAAATAAAAACGAAAAGGGAATACTGACACGGCCGGCAGAGATTGCCGCGAATATACCGACCGTTGTCGATGCAACTCGGTCGCTGTATGAATTAATCCGCGACAGAAACATCGATATCGTCCACACGAACAGTTTCAAGAGCGCTGTGCTCGTCTCATTCCCGGCGCGTATCACAGGAACTCCACTCCTCTTTCACGCACGGTCGAGCCGTGCATACTCCGACCACGGTATCCTCGACAGGTATGTGTGTGAGAGTGCGGACCGTATTATCGCCAATTCCGAGTTCACCGCGAGCACGTACTCGCCGTGGAGCGAAAAGACGACCGTAATCTACAACGGCGTGAATACCGATGTGTTCGACCCGGCAGAGGTCACTCC belongs to Halorarum halophilum and includes:
- a CDS encoding sulfatase family protein; the protein is MATNVVLIVVDALRYDRVGVSSVRTPTLDHFARKNTTFTDAIANSNTTDICVTTIQTGQYPIEHGVLHHGTDVTERERQFGHGAPSLAERLKSEGYQTIAVEPVLKRWHRDGFDRFVDGVDNDDVKKTGMSGLIPDWAISMGGSILDYFPTYVQNNIREAVLNVVTDTTDGKGVTKSALELLDDVDEDPFFCFLHYWDVHTPYNPPENYVEAVKERNDYDETPLQDVFEEYGLEGTITGEGLRKRKLHGRRPETIGEIQAHYDAAVEYVDDCIGDLFEGLEQRGLDDDTLLVVTADHGESMTEKGVFFDHHGLHDPVVHVPLLFGGTDIPNSTVSATVQHVDVAPTICELIGIQELPGVGESLVPLMRGNTTEPPRNGVAFAEERHTRSARMIRQNSLKLINTLEGDGSCRYCQRKHEPSKALYDLDSDPSEKANLLNGDEYCSQVRALLEQFEEFEMGLIEPTPDDSISEYDEAELENRLEHLGYR
- a CDS encoding glycosyltransferase family 4 protein; its protein translation is MDTDGRRQAGTAPMNVLFYTVDYKPLSGGIAEHTHQLASYFDRSGDDVIVVAPAMDGSDAFDSEQPFPVYRVPSYPVVGHLLLFAMLLYAVWKHGIDWVYCPMWFPTGAIAVLSSYVLGVKTAIAVHAHEVVYEKTTVRKRLGSRLRHVQATLLEMASVVIAVSSYTKARVVDIGVDPNHVRVVNNGVNPERFETTDTHPVAVRTDGPILLTVARLDPRKGHDTILEALPSLLDSYPSLTYVVAGDGQQRTDLESLAATIGVDDAVEFLGYVPDDDLPSLYNAADVFAMPNRRERTSVEGFGIVFLEANATGTPVVGGRHGGVTDAIVDGETGYLVDPTDPDAVADAIGRLLTDDDLRRSLGEAGRERVMDSYTWDDVGSQLHSILTSGLEQHLTHE
- a CDS encoding glycosyltransferase family 4 protein, with translation MSPGPPTVLHVGHHPQPGGGFVDLVTRVEGRESFSPDATNVVALLDSAPACVDRARERLSAPIEPIVGFGAGPVSPGDLAAALPRAGGVRRLYGLCKRYDVDLLHANDFRAGVVASIVAILIGCPFVQHVHHTASHRNHPWLRQCLFRAADTTIHVSEYTRRELADGDADHVVVRSPIDVTDFRSRSADPDALAETYVRHGRPTVALIGRLAPNKGHKPFIRTATEVDANFLVVGSGDDTARSELESLVEGLGVSDRVTFTGFWEKVVDVYALADVVVVPSHDENLPKVIQEALAWKVPVVASRSGGIPELVADERTGLLVNPDDDGTGLATAIERLLADEAFAETLATAGHDQLRSEFDIAVVSERLEDVYETVV
- a CDS encoding sulfatase translates to MRKPNILVVVMDTTRADHLSCYGYGRETTPNLDRFADEGTRFENAISPAAWTLPAHMSLFSGLLPSEHGVLHGEYSQRDGVTMFPEQLSEAGYRTAAFSNNPWVSASYGFDRGIDHFVDVYREHVHKYKSGVGQMLTKLKKALLLSDTGAASTNRELQTWLKAGDDETPFFAFLNYMEPHQVYTPRRPYHRKYLDGGPLTPYREVFKNRNIHRDRGKIFSGERELTSEEVDSMEALYDGELSYLDAKLGELFEWMQSEGLYEDTFILVVGDHGEEFCEHEPLGHQIVDHHFALYDSIVRIPMMARLPGVFKADTVDAPVQLTDLPPTLSDLIEDPAVDLTGGMSAQSLCEPDPDRIALSEYRTPPPQIASLSEHAPSFDWSQYEVDLRMARSRTQKLVHYCSRGREELYDLVADPGEQRDVRGSDTPDERLKDALAAWDDALGSPASNGGVGPGQQDSDVQEHLKDLGYL
- a CDS encoding O-antigen ligase family protein, producing the protein MVVDTHQRDRFKMPPQIHTAQEKLASAALFAVLAILLVALHRAHISVVFAITLLSLLISFYRPVALIYFLAALTLFAPELPVGPGVSLNVFLLSGLCLAIIGRMALSGTWTLPDPKYITVVILFSIAGILSLLKALLYFDVPTVVMGALYLAQWSLYLTFPALMTVYLRKNTKQQINVMSFLLVVSAVMALYLFALFLLDIRPTETTIRIAGHRPLVAFWQQSQLAVGMFTSLTSIVSFSIAIKHPRERVTGSLFTLSALCGFLTLATLARSAILGLVIGIFIVVLLEYRWKTLFVVAITVPVGIIIAPEWLLIRFTRSTFFWREVPALGIKIPIGTLWKRVNGWVKLSTVFVHNPLFGIGFSLSQERMAQLFSNHISPDNQYVALLVETGIVGFMIFCMWVRLVYWRLFEAYRESTFEMSGLALGMIGAFTAFLVWGFFQEFYARWRVLGPLFTYFGLIYAAHDRSTGEG
- a CDS encoding oligosaccharide flippase family protein, which produces MNWADKFRNITQLGGATLLATAMTMLEGVIAARVLGPAVLGAWFTFQIVLRYGGRLHFGVPNAFRRQLSVDRGAKNESQIGELADVVATFLVVVIIVQVAIVGGMAIWPGFSSEIRVIALFGIVIIASQTAKSFVHPFNNGLGNFEENALLKLVGAASSVVTIGLTIQFSLVGFLFGRVLREVAQFGIGFYRIGYIPSFSLDTGRLRRLLRIGFLIMLVSFSSQVFKTVDRLMIIWYFPSKSLGFYGTGDTFATLLLTVSSVVTNVLYTSFSEKYGADLSSEQFKSELLGTVKVISYFFPIVFVNIYVFVPLVIQIVLPEYPASVPVARALAFGYIFFAGATVVGSVLNSFKKQRLYILVIAIGITVNAALNYAAIQLGGELIGIGIATAGTYFVFFLLLFGVVIAFFDGSVRLFGRVTVQLLVPALFALGYALLVSDYVAVRDSAISLDTVWTAVVLFAAVMPLSVSFGVLTLREADINLSQVHGKVTQWAS
- a CDS encoding class I SAM-dependent methyltransferase, whose amino-acid sequence is MWHEEPAFSTFIEDVETGMTVAVLGAGSGWFTLYACGRMRSTGSVTAFEADPAHVRSLKRNIQRNGFSNVCIIQTRLDGDTSVDDYCDEVDFAVINVEGVELTALKGLTGVRDESHTLQVLCEVHPSIIPDETLQELYNCFDAYGFEIDCAPLGGSFEHDPEEVQNELHQVYARR